The window CCCAACCCTAAAAAATTCGATCTGGGAAAGTTCGCAGGCGCGTTCACAGCATGGGCCTATTGGTTCACGTGGACGCCTGTCATTCCGATTTTCACTTGCACAGCATGCGATTACATAACCAAATACATGGAAATTGGATTGGGAATATCGCTTCCTTTCGATATTCTTTATATGCAACTCGCTCTCGGCGTCGTTATCTTCAGCATAATCGTGTTCGTCGGGTCCAAGGGATTGTCTGGAGGAGCCAAACTCGGCCTTGTCCTCGCTCTGATAGCTATCGTGCCCATGCTTGTGGTCATCGCCATACCGTTCACCGGATTCTCCACTACCGGCCATGCGTTCGATTTCGGCATGATAGTCGATAACCTCACCCCGACGGGATGGGATTGGTCTGCCGGCGACTTCCTGATGATCTTCGGAATGTTTGCCTATGCCCAGTGGTGCGCTTGCGCATGGGAATCTACCGCAACCTACGGATCGGAATACAAGAACCCCGGAAGCGATCTGCCTAAGGCGATGATCTCAGCGGGTCTGATCTGTCTCGCCATGTATTTCATCGTGCCCTTCTGCGTTTACGGAATGCTCACCCCCGAGCAGATCGATGAGTGGGGCATCGCGACGCTTTACCCCATTGCCCTGTCCGACTTCGGAGAGATAGGCCTCATTGTCGCTTTGGTGCTGCTGGTAGCCGGAATGGTCATGCTGATCCAGACCGCTTTCCTCGGATCTTCCAGGACACTGTACTTCATGGGCCACGAAGGGAACATGCCCGGATTCTTCACCAAGACCAATAAGAACGGCGCGCCTATCGCTGCGATGCTGTTCCAGTTCGCGATGGGCATAATATTCATCCTGATCATCCATTTCGGATCCGTAGGAATGATTCTTGCGGCATCCTCCTTCGGATTCTGCTTGGCGCTCGGGATGGGTATGCTGGCATTCGTCGTGTACAGAAGATCGGAGAGATTCAAGGATCTGCCCAGACCATGGACCGCCCCCCGCGGATGGTTCTATGTGGCATGCTTCCTGATGATCTATCAGTTCTTCATACTGATACCTTGCCTCGCCTATTGGTGCATCAACGGAGGAATCGAAAACGGAACGTTCTCGGTCATAATAGGGGCGATCATCTTGCTTCTGTACATTCCGGTCTGGTTCGTTCTTCAGAGCAGGAACGCTAAAATGAAGGGTGGAGCAAAGAATAGTTAACCTTATCCGAAAGAACCGATCGAGGGTCGGACATTCCGGCCCCCGGCCCCTTTTTGCCCATATTTCGGCATCGATGAGGGAGGCGCAGGACATGTTCGCGAAAATAAACGGCATCGATATCCATTACGAGATCGAGGGAGAAGGCCGTCCCATAATACTGCTCCATGGGAACGGCGAAGACATGTCAATCTTCGACGTCGCAGTCGAAGAGCTCAGAGATTTTTTCACCGTAGTCAGAGTGGATTCCAGAGGCCACGGGCTGAGCTCCCCCGCAGATGCTCTGCATTACAAGGACATGGCCGAAGACATCCATTGCCTCATCAAGGAACTGGATCTTGAGAATCCTGTACTTTATGGATACAGCGATGGCGGTATAATAGGGCTGATCCTCGCTTCCGAGCACCCCGATGATCTGCTGAGGCTGGCGGTGAGCGGCGCCAATTCCGATCCCTCTACCGTAGAGTGGACGGAGGAAGAGCTGGACTCGTTGGACAAGACCGACCCCAAAATCCGCCTGATGCTGGAGGAACCCCATATTTCGGAATTCGATTTGGCTTCCATAAAGGTCCCGACCCTGGTGATCGCAGGGGAATTCGACTCCATAAAGAGGTCGGACACCGAATTCATATCCGCTGAAATCCCCTATGGGCACATGTATATCGTTCCGGATGCGGACCATGGGAGTTATGTGGTCAATTCGCCCATACTTCCCCGCATCCTCAAGGATTGGATTCTTTGAGGAGGGATAAGATGGCTGAGACACCGTATTGGAACGCATTCCTGCCGGCTCTGCTGGACAGGCTGAGCTTCCATATGCGCAAGAATCTGACGAAAACAGTGGAACCCTACGGCCTCAACAGCTCCCATGCGATTTACATCCTTGCACTGAGAGTCCAAAACGGGCAGACTACCGCCGGGCTGTCACGCTTTCTCGACATCGACAACGCCAATACGCACAGAGTTCTGAAGGTCCTCAAAGAAAAGGGCATAGTCTATGACGATCGCATCGACCCCCGGAGCAAAAAATACCACGTTTACCTCACAGACTACGGAAAGGAACTCGCCGACATGATATCCGATCTGGTTGAGGGCATAGATATGGCATATTCGGCAGGGCTGACGCCGGAAGAGATCAGCGTCACGCGGAATGCCGTCCTGAAGATCATGGGCAACGCTTTGTACTCCGAGACAGATTCGAAGGATCTTAAGTTTGACAAGCCATACTACTCGTATTTAGCTGAGCTTGCAGCCAAAAACGACGGATAATTTGGCTGCGAGAACTTAGTCCTATTTTATTTTTGAAGTAATTAATATTAATATTTATCTATATATTTTAAATATTATAGTACATTGATTATTTGTTTAAAATTTACACTTTATAAATTTTTTTATTGACACATCACCTATTTATATTGCATAAACAATTGACGGCTAAACTAACGATGCATGCTGCCATTTTTTTTATTGACTATATCAATACTTTTGTTTTCTTCAATTAATTTTATATAGTGAAGACAATATTTTTTGTTAACACATCGACAAATAACATGGATGTTTGATTGGAGGAAAAATAAATGTCAGATGATAGCGCGTCGATGGCTAGATCTGTGAGCTGGAAACAGGGGATGTTCATTGCCCTAGGCGTTCCGCTCCTGATTTTGCCATCGTTAGGCGACGTATCTTCACTCGTATGGGGATGTTGCATATTCGTATGGACTGTGTCAGTACTGCAGGGATTCGTCCAGAATCTCGCTTATGGCGAAATGGTGACGATTCTGCCTAATGCTACTGGGCTCCCTGGCTGCGCTCAGGCCGTATTCAAATCAGAAAACAAAACAAACGGCGTAGACAAAGGCAAGCTATTGGGAGCCTTCAGCGCTTGGTGCTATTGGTTCGCTTGGTGCCCCGTGGTCGTCATTTTCACGATGATGATCGGAGACTACCTCGTCCAAATGTTCGATCTCGCTTTCGAGGGATGGGTGGCAGTCGGATTTTACATGGTCGTCGGGATCGTAATCGTTTCCCTTATGCTAGTGTTGGGATTGCGCGGCCTCGAAGGCGGAGCCAAAGTCAGCACAATTCTGGCATTGCTTTCGCTCATACCTATAGTCGTCATTCTTCTCGGAGCTCTCGCCAAGGGAATGTTCAGCTTCGATGTCATCACGACGGAATGGACCCGCCCCGGATTCAGCTGGTCCACCCAAGATGTCGTGCTCATCCTCGGATGCTTCGCGCTCGGACAATGGAGCGCCTGCGCTTGGGAGACGGCGGCCGTTTACGGACCGGAATACAAAGAACCCGGAAAGGATGTGCCTAAAGCGCTCTTCGGATGCGGAATCATCTGTCTCATAATGTACTTCTTCGTTTCCACTGTCGTATACGGATCCCTCGGACACGACGCAATCGTGGATGCGGGCACCGCTACGCTCAAGCCCATCGCAGGATTCGTCTTCGGAGACTTGGGATCGTACATCGCCTTGTTCTTCCTTATAGTCGCGATGGTTCTGATCATTCAGACCGGATTCCTTGGATCCTCGAGATCCCTCAACTCAATAGCGGAAGAAGGGAACCTCCCCGCATGGTTCGCCGTCAAGAACAAACACGGCATGCCCATAAATGCGATGATTTTCGTGAGCGCCTTCAACCTTGTGCTTCTCGTCGTGCTTGAGGCCAGCTCGTGGGTGTTCGCGCTTTCCACCACTTCCATGACAGTTCTCACGGCTTCCGCCATCGGATACTGCATCGCAAACGGGATCGCTCTCGCCGCATACGTGAAG of the Candidatus Methanomethylophilaceae archaeon genome contains:
- a CDS encoding alpha/beta hydrolase: MFAKINGIDIHYEIEGEGRPIILLHGNGEDMSIFDVAVEELRDFFTVVRVDSRGHGLSSPADALHYKDMAEDIHCLIKELDLENPVLYGYSDGGIIGLILASEHPDDLLRLAVSGANSDPSTVEWTEEELDSLDKTDPKIRLMLEEPHISEFDLASIKVPTLVIAGEFDSIKRSDTEFISAEIPYGHMYIVPDADHGSYVVNSPILPRILKDWIL
- a CDS encoding APC family permease; this encodes MTNSQSDSGLVKSIDWKQGVIIAMGVPILILPGIYDIAGTAWGLSIMIWTVSVLQGFCQNFAIGEMAAALEAPGIGGCAQKVFTSPNPKKFDLGKFAGAFTAWAYWFTWTPVIPIFTCTACDYITKYMEIGLGISLPFDILYMQLALGVVIFSIIVFVGSKGLSGGAKLGLVLALIAIVPMLVVIAIPFTGFSTTGHAFDFGMIVDNLTPTGWDWSAGDFLMIFGMFAYAQWCACAWESTATYGSEYKNPGSDLPKAMISAGLICLAMYFIVPFCVYGMLTPEQIDEWGIATLYPIALSDFGEIGLIVALVLLVAGMVMLIQTAFLGSSRTLYFMGHEGNMPGFFTKTNKNGAPIAAMLFQFAMGIIFILIIHFGSVGMILAASSFGFCLALGMGMLAFVVYRRSERFKDLPRPWTAPRGWFYVACFLMIYQFFILIPCLAYWCINGGIENGTFSVIIGAIILLLYIPVWFVLQSRNAKMKGGAKNS
- a CDS encoding APC family permease — translated: MFIALGVPLLILPSLGDVSSLVWGCCIFVWTVSVLQGFVQNLAYGEMVTILPNATGLPGCAQAVFKSENKTNGVDKGKLLGAFSAWCYWFAWCPVVVIFTMMIGDYLVQMFDLAFEGWVAVGFYMVVGIVIVSLMLVLGLRGLEGGAKVSTILALLSLIPIVVILLGALAKGMFSFDVITTEWTRPGFSWSTQDVVLILGCFALGQWSACAWETAAVYGPEYKEPGKDVPKALFGCGIICLIMYFFVSTVVYGSLGHDAIVDAGTATLKPIAGFVFGDLGSYIALFFLIVAMVLIIQTGFLGSSRSLNSIAEEGNLPAWFAVKNKHGMPINAMIFVSAFNLVLLVVLEASSWVFALSTTSMTVLTASAIGYCIANGIALAAYVKTKRDPRFASIERPFKAPRGWTGVISAMVVVQFCVWLPSLVYWSYYLSSDGGLETGITAYIAIIIAAVILSAYVPIWYLVQKRNSNSEAVDQRQISRLGNEEGH